The following is a genomic window from Candidatus Tumulicola sp..
TGCTGGAGCGCGTTCGTTCCGATACGTTTTGCGTGCGGACCCGCAATCGCTCGCAAGACGGTCGGCGAGGTCCAGTGCGGGATGCATTCCTCGGGGAAGGGGTCGGTTGTTGCGCGGTTAGGTTGGGGGGTAACGGCGAGCGTGTCGCCGGCGCGCAACGGCCGCCCTTCGAAGCCGCCGAAGCCTGCGCCTAGGTCCGTGCTGGCGCTGCCGAGCATCGGAGGCACGGCGAAACCGCCGGCGATGGCAACGTATGAGCGCAGTCCGCGGCGCGCCGCGCCGATCGTGATCTGGGCGCCTTTGGATACTTCGTGCGCTTGCCAGAGCGCCGCCTCGCCGCCGTCGATCTGCAGCGCTCCGTTGGCGCCGGTGACCGCGATCAGTCCACCTGACTCCGCCGCGAGTTTCATACTGCTCAGCGTCGCCTCGATGACGGCGGCACATTCGTCGTTGCCGACCAGCCGGTTTGCGGCGCGCGCGCTGAACCAATCTGCCACGCCGGAGGGCGAAACGCCTAAACGCGCGCAGCCGCGCCGGCCGCAATCTTGCACGCTGCTAAGCGCACCCGGTTCCACGATGCGCAAGCCCTTCATCGGCGCACCAACTCGGCGCGCGCGTCGGACACTTTTCCGACCGAGGCGAAACGCACGCCATCCCCGGGCAAGAGCAGCGTTGCGGGATCGTGCGCAGGATCGAACAATTTCGCGGAGGTCAGCCCCAGCAGACGCCAGCCGCCGGGCGACACGCGCGGATAGATGCCGCATTGCAAGGCGGCGATCGCCACCGAGCCCTGCGGCACGCGGTCGCGCGGCGTGGGCAGCCGCGGTGCCGCTAAGGCTTGAGGCAGCCCTATGAGATACGGGAAGCCCGCGAGAAATCCGAGGAACGCGACCTCGTACTCGGCGCGGCAAAACTGGTCGACATACTTTTTGGCGCTGAGTCCGCACTCGCGCGCGGTTCGTTCGAGATCTTCGC
Proteins encoded in this region:
- a CDS encoding biotin-dependent carboxyltransferase family protein produces the protein MKGLRIVEPGALSSVQDCGRRGCARLGVSPSGVADWFSARAANRLVGNDECAAVIEATLSSMKLAAESGGLIAVTGANGALQIDGGEAALWQAHEVSKGAQITIGAARRGLRSYVAIAGGFAVPPMLGSASTDLGAGFGGFEGRPLRAGDTLAVTPQPNRATTDPFPEECIPHWTSPTVLRAIAGPHAKRIGTNALQQLTEHSFTVSSRSTRQGIRLEGEPLTLDGATDIPSAGACAGCVQVTSDGLPVVLLAEHQTTGGYAYALGVITADLPRAGQLRPGDIVRFEVVTLVDAAHALALTMRRLHGERIDAAASLAQGFFEGA
- the pxpB gene encoding 5-oxoprolinase subunit PxpB, with the translated sequence MRDRFDIQPVGDGALIALLDAEQPDAATVRRARSIAARVRARLPGPALDVVPAYASVLVRFDPLATPMAYVMAVLRGAAEEQAEVHDQTPRRFRIGVRFGDEHGEDLERTARECGLSAKKYVDQFCRAEYEVAFLGFLAGFPYLIGLPQALAAPRLPTPRDRVPQGSVAIAALQCGIYPRVSPGGWRLLGLTSAKLFDPAHDPATLLLPGDGVRFASVGKVSDARAELVRR